A genomic segment from Methanoplanus limicola DSM 2279 encodes:
- a CDS encoding CBS domain-containing protein produces MQKNQKNHNNKILKDIATKDVITVSPTMSIIGAIEIMTKKGFRRLPVADSGTGKIIGIVTAGDILNLMGGGEKFNLVSGKHKGNLIAALNDNVREIMTTRLITLKENAKVNEVVRTIVDKKCGGLPIISENSSVVGIVTERDILRTLSCEDNYTSVSEIMTKNPYVTSPDALMTDVAKEMIFRRFRRLPVVSDDVLFGIITAMDIMKYVGKGDLFKGMVTGNISDLMSVPVRDLINGELYTTTPDKPICEVAKEMISRNVGALPVIENSHLVGVITEFDLVRALTKE; encoded by the coding sequence ATGCAAAAAAATCAAAAAAATCACAACAATAAAATCTTAAAGGATATTGCAACGAAGGATGTCATCACAGTCTCACCGACGATGAGCATTATAGGTGCAATTGAAATAATGACAAAGAAGGGTTTCAGGCGCCTGCCCGTTGCTGATTCCGGTACAGGAAAGATCATAGGTATTGTGACAGCGGGTGACATCCTTAACTTAATGGGAGGCGGAGAGAAGTTTAATCTCGTTTCCGGCAAGCACAAAGGAAATCTTATAGCTGCACTAAATGACAACGTAAGGGAGATCATGACGACCCGCCTCATTACCCTGAAGGAAAATGCAAAGGTCAACGAGGTCGTCAGAACCATTGTGGACAAAAAATGCGGCGGACTCCCCATTATCTCGGAAAACAGTTCGGTTGTCGGAATTGTGACAGAGAGGGATATATTAAGGACACTCTCATGTGAGGACAATTATACGTCTGTCTCTGAGATTATGACAAAAAATCCCTATGTCACAAGCCCTGATGCGCTTATGACTGATGTTGCAAAAGAGATGATTTTCCGCAGATTCAGGCGTCTGCCTGTAGTCAGTGATGACGTTTTATTTGGAATCATCACTGCGATGGATATAATGAAATACGTTGGGAAAGGTGATCTGTTTAAGGGAATGGTAACAGGCAATATATCTGATCTCATGTCAGTACCTGTAAGGGATCTTATCAATGGTGAACTCTATACCACAACTCCTGATAAGCCCATATGTGAGGTTGCAAAGGAGATGATAAGCAGGAATGTAGGTGCCCTTCCGGTAATTGAGAATTCTCATCTGGTTGGTGTAATTACAGAATTTGATCTTGTCAGGGCCCTGACAAAAGAGTGA
- a CDS encoding CBS domain-containing protein — translation MSENIMDANHFKIDVPVKEVMRYNPATIGAEATVPKAAAKMCQKGVGSCIVLQNNVPKGIVTEEDINCKVVAKDRKPGDVYVSEIMSTPLITIDVDKTVGDATHMMVKNKVRRLPVVDKSKVVGIVTVRDIISVSNEINEIMSDLIKVNNDFEGSVNGSATSGVCDDCNLMSDDLVFVDGRMLCSVCRKSDDTD, via the coding sequence GTGAGCGAAAATATAATGGATGCAAATCACTTCAAAATAGACGTTCCTGTAAAGGAAGTCATGAGGTACAATCCGGCCACAATCGGTGCAGAAGCGACTGTTCCAAAAGCGGCTGCAAAAATGTGCCAGAAAGGAGTGGGAAGTTGTATAGTACTGCAGAATAATGTGCCTAAGGGCATTGTTACCGAGGAGGATATTAACTGTAAAGTAGTAGCTAAGGACCGCAAACCGGGAGATGTGTATGTAAGTGAAATTATGAGTACACCTTTAATAACCATTGATGTTGACAAAACCGTCGGTGACGCAACTCACATGATGGTTAAGAATAAAGTGCGAAGGCTCCCTGTGGTGGACAAATCCAAGGTTGTAGGTATCGTGACAGTCAGGGATATTATCTCGGTTTCCAACGAGATAAACGAGATAATGTCTGATCTTATAAAAGTCAATAATGACTTTGAAGGTTCTGTTAACGGTTCTGCAACATCGGGAGTCTGTGACGACTGCAACCTTATGTCAGATGATCTCGTCTTCGTTGACGGGAGAATGCTCTGTTCGGTCTGCAGGAAAAGTGACGATACGGATTAA
- a CDS encoding Era-like GTP-binding protein, with the protein MSFFIRTKKKFKKIIARLFKKKQMRIGIYGPPNAGKTTLSNRIVRDWTGDAVGPVSEIPHETRRARRKEGVTIADEKGNAVTIDIVDTPGVTTKIDYKEFLEYGIESEEAVVRAREATEGVAEAMHWLREDIEGVIYMLDSTQDPFMQVNIMLIGIIESRGLPVIIVANKNDLPDASATRIKSAFPQHPVISISGLEGNNVEELYEKMIDYFG; encoded by the coding sequence ATGAGCTTCTTTATCAGGACAAAAAAGAAATTTAAAAAAATAATTGCCAGATTATTTAAGAAAAAACAGATGCGTATAGGTATTTACGGCCCCCCGAATGCAGGGAAGACAACACTCTCAAATCGTATTGTCAGGGACTGGACCGGAGATGCTGTAGGGCCTGTAAGTGAGATACCGCACGAGACACGCCGTGCCAGAAGAAAAGAGGGAGTCACAATTGCGGATGAGAAGGGCAATGCAGTAACAATTGATATTGTGGATACACCCGGAGTAACAACCAAGATTGACTATAAGGAATTCCTTGAATATGGTATTGAGTCTGAAGAGGCAGTAGTCAGGGCACGTGAGGCAACAGAGGGAGTTGCTGAAGCCATGCACTGGTTAAGGGAGGATATTGAGGGTGTAATATATATGCTTGATTCAACCCAGGACCCTTTCATGCAGGTCAATATCATGCTGATTGGAATTATTGAGAGCCGCGGACTGCCTGTAATAATTGTTGCCAATAAAAATGATCTCCCGGATGCATCTGCCACAAGAATAAAAAGCGCTTTTCCGCAGCACCCTGTAATTTCAATATCAGGACTTGAAGGAAATAATGTGGAAGAGCTTTACGAGAAAATGATCGATTATTTCGGGTGA
- a CDS encoding DUF2073 domain-containing protein, with the protein MIQGVQIDLISSERLENLTSLEKIRMILEKVIDGNVVVLEKGLTPDEQSLLIETTMREIKPDGFAGIEMETYSSESATHQKSGGLFSGLFGKKENTSGRMTVIGPANQMKTLKKDKNLISAWVSSR; encoded by the coding sequence ATGATTCAGGGAGTCCAGATAGATTTAATTTCTTCAGAACGTCTTGAGAATCTCACATCACTTGAAAAAATAAGGATGATTCTTGAAAAGGTTATCGACGGAAATGTAGTTGTCCTTGAAAAAGGACTCACACCCGATGAGCAGAGTTTACTGATAGAGACAACTATGCGCGAGATAAAACCGGACGGTTTTGCAGGAATTGAAATGGAGACATATTCCAGTGAATCGGCCACTCATCAGAAGAGCGGGGGACTTTTCAGCGGACTTTTCGGTAAAAAAGAGAATACATCCGGCAGAATGACTGTAATCGGTCCTGCAAACCAGATGAAGACCCTGAAGAAGGACAAAAACCTTATAAGCGCCTGGGTATCATCCAGATAA
- a CDS encoding Zn-ribbon domain-containing protein: protein MPHKCTQCGREFKDGSTDILKGCPSCGGKKFLYINPENLHQDVLEEKTIEDIAAETGREIIEIKEPEDKINTDSEDGVESENSAVGESRKNRKKIELYDRVESIRVLNPGTYELNLEKLAKSDGMVMQMGTDDKYVVDIMSMSKSKKKKKR from the coding sequence ATGCCTCACAAATGCACACAATGCGGAAGGGAATTTAAAGACGGCTCAACAGACATCCTTAAGGGCTGTCCGAGCTGCGGCGGCAAAAAATTCCTGTATATAAATCCTGAAAACCTGCACCAGGATGTTTTGGAAGAGAAGACGATAGAGGATATTGCCGCTGAGACCGGCCGGGAGATTATTGAGATCAAAGAGCCGGAAGATAAGATAAATACAGATAGTGAAGACGGTGTAGAGAGTGAAAACAGCGCAGTGGGTGAAAGCAGGAAGAACAGGAAGAAGATTGAACTCTACGACCGTGTTGAGAGTATCCGGGTTTTAAATCCGGGAACATATGAGCTTAATCTTGAAAAACTTGCCAAAAGCGATGGCATGGTCATGCAGATGGGAACGGATGACAAATATGTTGTCGATATAATGTCAATGTCCAAATCAAAGAAGAAAAAGAAGAGATAA
- a CDS encoding PKD domain-containing protein: MKKDNRKNRNYGYKGDKNNLKRCEAVSDMVGAILMVSLVVIGIGAVSVVITSQSTPVDVPSMSIIPDTNANDLFLYHSGGDSLKRGEFIVRVDGEDFNPSELSLIPLGDDDGESDWDSWGVGESLVVPGKSDYSQVQIISTGGGHGSLIAGSGEAVITPTGTATATPTVTPTATATATPTVTPTPEPDVPVADFTGTPTNGSVPLTVQFTDLSTEDPTSWLWDFGDGTTSTEENPEHVYSTFGTFTVTLTATNPSGSGDITKTDYITVIPSQSCEVEGITGSYYENENFAGTPVKRIDQRIRFADQRAIDDERYDYGSDITDWPNPIIGRDERFSVIYEGYLMIDEEDDYTFYLTSDDGSRLWIDDNLVVDNWGDHSPKEESGNVRLTEGFHPVKVEMYEKTGHAVLQLEWESEGFGRGFVEDFCAEDCCKVPTAGFTADKTSGGVPLTVQFSDSSSGSPTSWLWSFGDGTTSTEKNPEHTYAGAGEYDVSLKAANAAGYDYENKSSYITVTGLPSPVGWWKFDEASGSTAVDSSGNGNDGSIKGTYSRVAGACGDGLYFDGTSTYVLVSNDDTLDAPKYIAYAAWLKPEPPVNPNGMASKYLNFTSLICKGSQDEDNYELFIRNLDGTSKFSFETYSGSYKEYSTTGFGYEYGQWQHVAFVADTDSGAATLYINGEYAATVTSSLPDSFATNNNALTIGVQQMYSPYFFRYKGVMDEVMLYTVALTDDQIREIYGICTPSPTPNAPVADFTADTASGDAPLTVSFTDSSTNSPTSWLWDFGDGTTSTEQSPEHTYDESGIYSVALTTTNAGGTDTVTKTDYIDISGVEISDFARFVVDEGVFIYGEKLEFNGDSINGLGSTVIITNDLKADKINGGASLSASNIYVENTIDMDKGGADIGSQRNPGIIYAGNDMKLLQGNRNVYGEVHVGNNLELKDARIHNNVYVSGDLKLEHEPWIADDAYIYYVGKIDFPKNFPQSILDKCIKVDSVPEISIPEYSIPNAKQASWYSSHGYNFDDGDKILSSGIKILSDGNYERKRDNSDDPRNIIIVSKDGDIKLENYNKPVSGILFAPKGKVTFKGDSFEGLVIAKDGFYVEQGGTDITFKNMEQFITNPAYYPF, from the coding sequence ATGAAGAAGGATAACAGAAAAAACAGAAATTACGGATACAAGGGAGATAAAAATAATTTGAAGAGATGTGAAGCCGTCTCAGATATGGTAGGTGCTATATTGATGGTTTCGCTTGTTGTCATCGGCATTGGTGCTGTCAGTGTGGTTATTACGAGTCAGAGTACGCCGGTTGATGTCCCGAGCATGTCAATAATTCCTGATACAAATGCTAATGATCTCTTTTTGTATCATTCCGGTGGCGACTCGCTGAAAAGAGGAGAATTTATAGTTCGTGTTGACGGTGAGGACTTTAATCCGAGTGAATTAAGTCTTATTCCTCTGGGTGATGATGACGGAGAATCTGACTGGGATTCGTGGGGAGTAGGTGAATCACTTGTTGTACCTGGTAAAAGTGATTATAGTCAGGTTCAGATAATTTCCACGGGCGGAGGGCATGGAAGTCTTATCGCCGGCAGTGGTGAAGCCGTAATAACTCCAACCGGAACTGCAACTGCAACTCCGACGGTAACCCCGACTGCGACAGCAACGGCTACACCTACGGTTACGCCCACACCGGAGCCTGATGTGCCTGTTGCAGACTTTACCGGTACTCCTACAAACGGTTCGGTCCCGCTTACTGTTCAGTTTACAGATCTCTCAACCGAAGATCCAACCTCATGGCTGTGGGACTTCGGTGACGGAACAACGTCAACAGAAGAGAACCCGGAGCATGTTTATTCGACATTTGGAACATTTACAGTAACTCTTACTGCAACGAATCCTTCCGGTTCAGGAGATATAACAAAGACCGATTATATCACTGTAATTCCATCACAGTCCTGTGAAGTAGAGGGTATAACCGGTTCTTACTATGAAAATGAGAACTTTGCCGGAACTCCGGTTAAAAGAATCGATCAGAGGATCAGGTTTGCAGATCAAAGAGCCATTGATGATGAAAGATATGATTACGGCAGTGATATTACAGACTGGCCAAACCCAATAATTGGACGTGATGAGCGTTTCAGCGTTATCTATGAGGGTTATCTCATGATTGATGAAGAGGATGATTATACATTCTATCTGACATCAGATGACGGTTCAAGGTTATGGATTGATGATAATCTGGTCGTGGACAATTGGGGTGATCATTCTCCAAAGGAGGAATCAGGTAATGTTCGTCTGACTGAAGGTTTCCATCCGGTAAAGGTCGAAATGTACGAGAAGACCGGCCATGCAGTCCTTCAGCTTGAATGGGAATCTGAAGGATTTGGCAGGGGATTTGTTGAAGATTTCTGTGCAGAGGACTGCTGTAAGGTGCCCACTGCCGGATTTACGGCTGATAAGACATCCGGAGGAGTGCCACTTACAGTACAGTTCTCTGATTCTTCGTCAGGAAGTCCGACCTCGTGGCTCTGGAGCTTTGGTGACGGTACAACGTCAACAGAAAAAAATCCGGAGCACACCTACGCAGGTGCAGGAGAGTATGATGTCAGCCTTAAGGCAGCAAATGCTGCCGGCTATGATTATGAGAATAAATCATCATACATCACGGTAACCGGACTTCCGTCACCTGTTGGATGGTGGAAGTTTGATGAAGCCTCAGGAAGTACGGCAGTTGATTCCTCCGGCAATGGTAATGATGGATCTATTAAGGGCACTTACTCCCGTGTTGCAGGTGCCTGTGGGGATGGCCTATACTTTGACGGCACAAGCACCTATGTACTTGTTTCAAATGACGATACTCTTGACGCACCAAAGTATATTGCATATGCTGCGTGGCTTAAGCCAGAACCACCTGTTAATCCCAATGGCATGGCATCCAAGTACTTAAATTTTACCTCCCTGATTTGCAAGGGTTCTCAGGATGAGGATAATTATGAATTATTCATAAGAAATCTGGACGGGACGTCTAAATTCTCATTTGAGACTTATTCCGGAAGCTACAAAGAGTACAGTACCACTGGGTTTGGCTATGAATACGGACAGTGGCAGCATGTTGCCTTTGTTGCTGATACAGATTCCGGAGCGGCAACGCTGTATATCAACGGTGAATATGCGGCAACGGTCACCTCATCCCTGCCGGATTCATTTGCTACAAACAATAATGCTCTGACGATAGGTGTGCAGCAGATGTATTCCCCATATTTCTTCAGATACAAAGGCGTGATGGACGAAGTGATGCTCTATACTGTTGCTCTAACGGATGATCAGATAAGAGAGATCTATGGAATATGCACACCATCACCCACTCCGAATGCACCAGTCGCTGATTTTACAGCAGATACAGCAAGTGGTGATGCTCCTCTTACAGTAAGCTTTACTGACAGTTCTACAAACTCGCCGACATCATGGCTATGGGACTTTGGTGACGGCACAACGTCAACAGAACAAAGTCCTGAGCATACCTATGATGAATCCGGGATATACAGTGTTGCACTGACTACGACAAATGCAGGCGGTACTGACACAGTCACAAAAACGGATTATATTGATATTTCCGGTGTGGAAATATCTGACTTTGCAAGATTTGTTGTGGATGAAGGTGTTTTCATCTATGGTGAAAAACTTGAATTTAACGGAGATTCGATAAATGGGCTTGGTTCAACGGTAATTATCACCAATGATCTTAAAGCTGATAAAATAAATGGCGGAGCTTCGCTTTCAGCTTCAAATATATATGTGGAAAATACGATTGATATGGATAAGGGCGGAGCTGATATAGGATCTCAGAGAAATCCTGGAATAATATATGCTGGAAACGATATGAAGCTCCTGCAGGGTAACCGTAATGTATATGGCGAGGTTCATGTAGGAAATAACCTTGAACTCAAAGATGCCAGAATTCATAATAATGTCTATGTCAGTGGTGATCTTAAACTTGAACATGAGCCATGGATAGCTGACGATGCCTATATTTACTATGTTGGAAAAATTGACTTTCCTAAAAATTTCCCTCAGTCAATCCTTGACAAGTGCATAAAAGTAGACTCAGTCCCGGAAATTTCAATTCCTGAATACAGTATTCCTAATGCGAAACAGGCCAGCTGGTATAGTTCCCATGGCTATAATTTCGACGATGGTGATAAAATCCTCAGTTCTGGTATAAAAATATTATCTGATGGTAATTATGAGAGGAAAAGGGACAATTCTGACGATCCGAGGAATATTATTATCGTATCAAAAGATGGAGATATCAAACTTGAGAACTATAATAAACCTGTATCAGGTATTCTCTTTGCACCTAAAGGAAAGGTGACTTTTAAGGGAGACTCATTTGAGGGCCTTGTTATTGCCAAGGATGGTTTTTATGTGGAACAGGGGGGAACAGATATTACATTTAAAAATATGGAGCAGTTCATAACTAATCCGGCTTACTATCCATTCTAA